The Microcoleus sp. AS-A8 genome segment CGCGTCCACGACGCTTATCGGGTTGGGTAACGACGCCCAGTAGCTCAATGTCGGGATAGTCAAGCAAGCGTTCTAAGCTAGGCACTGCAAACTGGGGAGTACCGAAAAAAATAACTTTCATGAGGATTGAAGGCAGAAGGCAGAAGGCAGAAGGCAGAAGGCAGAAGGCAGACCGGAGCTTTGGTGAGGACAGAAGGCAGAAGGCAGACCGGAGCTCATACGAGGACAGAAGGCAGAGGGCAGGAATCGGCTAACCTACATCTAATCAACTGCGATTTCAACACGACGATTGCGTTGTCGGTTGGCATCGGTATCGTTAGCGATTAGGGGACGTGTGCCGCCATAGCCCACAACAACCCATCGGTATTGATCGCCTAAGGCGCTGACGAGATATTGCTGAACCGCTTTGGCACGGCGAAACGATAGTTCGCGATCGGCGTCGGCGTTAGTATCAGCGTCCATGTGGGCTGTAATGCGGATTGTGCTTGAAGAGTAGCCGCGCAGATCTGTGATGATTTTATCTAATATCAAACTCGCTTCTGGGCGCAAAATGCTATTGCTCTGATCAAATAAGAGGTCGCTGGGCAACGTGAGTTTTAATTTGTCAGCCGATGAGACAGAGTCAGAAACGGGCATGAGTTGATTGGCACTGCTGTTTTCGAGCGCTTGAACATCTGGGTTAACGGACGATACTCCTTCGAGTTGCAGGGCGATCGCTTGCATTCGCGTTTCTAATGTTTCGTTGGGACGGCTGCTGCCCAGTTCTGTTTCTAGCGTTGTCACGGCTTCATTCATTGAATTCAACTGCGCCTGCAACTGGTTCAGCTTCGCTTGTGCCTGTTGTCTTTCGACAGGTGTCAGTTGCGGAAACCCAGAGCTGGAAGTTGATGTAGTCTGGGCACTCGACTGAGGTACGCTTACGGGGATCTTTTTGTCAAGACCTTCCAGAACTTTGAAAATTAGGGGCTTCTCCGGATTGGAGTTGGGATAGACATTAGCGAGGACAATGCCCGCAATCAGGGCTAGACCCCCGCCTACACCCAGCAGTAGCAAGCGGAAAATTAGAACAAGTAACCACCAAGGTCTAGGGGTTGCTCGCTTAGGGGAAGTCTTAGTGGCTGAACTAGTGGATTGAGTCACCGATTTTCCTGAATTGCATTCAGACCCTAGAAGAATCATAAAAACAAACGATGAATTCAATCATGCCCCCATGAGGCTCAAAGTCGCAACCAACCCCACATCGAGGAGAGAACCCAACTCTTAACCTCAAAGTGAAAACTTTCGTAAAAGACTGACTTGATGAATTCTTAACTTGTTATACATAACATAATGAATATTTCTGTAGTTCTTTGGGCGTTGCCCATTACACATAAAGCTCACTTTAGCAACCCCAATCTTTAATGTCCAAAAGAATATTGCGTTGAGTAGGAGGGTTTCGCAAGCAACCCTGTTTGCTGCTTTTAGTCATCCTACTCACTTATGGCACATGGCAGATGCTGTATCGGCTCAGGAAAGTCAATGTGCCTAGGGTCGTAAACCCCTC includes the following:
- a CDS encoding OmpA family protein: MTQSTSSATKTSPKRATPRPWWLLVLIFRLLLLGVGGGLALIAGIVLANVYPNSNPEKPLIFKVLEGLDKKIPVSVPQSSAQTTSTSSSGFPQLTPVERQQAQAKLNQLQAQLNSMNEAVTTLETELGSSRPNETLETRMQAIALQLEGVSSVNPDVQALENSSANQLMPVSDSVSSADKLKLTLPSDLLFDQSNSILRPEASLILDKIITDLRGYSSSTIRITAHMDADTNADADRELSFRRAKAVQQYLVSALGDQYRWVVVGYGGTRPLIANDTDANRQRNRRVEIAVD